A window from Phaeocystidibacter marisrubri encodes these proteins:
- the infA gene encoding translation initiation factor IF-1, translating to MAKQGAIEQDGTITEALSNAMFRVELENGHVVTAHISGKMRMHYIKLLPGDRVKLELSPYDLTKGRIVYRY from the coding sequence ATGGCTAAGCAAGGAGCAATTGAACAGGACGGAACCATCACAGAAGCATTGTCGAATGCGATGTTCCGCGTAGAACTAGAGAACGGCCACGTAGTGACTGCACATATTTCCGGAAAGATGAGAATGCACTACATCAAACTTCTTCCGGGAGACAGAGTTAAGCTCGAATTGAGCCCATACGATTTGACCAAAGGACGTATCGTATATCGATACTAA
- the rpsD gene encoding 30S ribosomal protein S4 yields MARYRGPVTKIARRFGEPIFGPDSAYEKRQYPPGQHGFARKRGKKSEYAVQLAEKQKAKYTYGILERQFRNLFEKASRSKGITGEVLLQYCESRLDNVVFRMGIAPTRRAARQLVGHRHILVNGDIVNIPSFSVKPGDKISVREKSKSLEVIQNTVSSRRNDFEWIEFNDNTLTGTFVSVPQREMIPENIKEQLIVELYSK; encoded by the coding sequence ATGGCAAGATATAGAGGTCCCGTTACCAAGATCGCACGTCGATTTGGCGAGCCGATTTTCGGCCCGGACAGCGCTTACGAAAAGCGTCAATATCCTCCTGGACAGCACGGTTTCGCACGCAAGCGTGGTAAGAAATCAGAATACGCGGTTCAATTGGCAGAAAAGCAAAAAGCGAAGTACACTTACGGTATTCTAGAGCGTCAATTCCGCAACTTGTTCGAGAAAGCTTCTCGTTCTAAGGGAATTACCGGTGAAGTGTTGTTGCAATACTGTGAGTCTCGATTGGACAACGTAGTATTCCGCATGGGAATCGCTCCAACTCGTCGTGCTGCACGTCAGTTGGTGGGTCACCGTCACATTCTAGTGAACGGCGATATCGTTAACATTCCTAGCTTCAGCGTGAAGCCTGGAGATAAGATCTCCGTTCGTGAAAAATCTAAATCACTAGAGGTTATTCAAAACACGGTTTCTAGCCGCAGAAATGACTTTGAGTGGATCGAGTTTAACGACAATACATTGACTGGTACATTTGTTAGTGTTCCTCAGCGCGAAATGATCCCTGAGAACATTAAGGAGCAGTTGATCGTAGAATTGTACTCGAAGTAA
- the rplN gene encoding 50S ribosomal protein L14, translated as MVQQESRLKVADNTGAKEVLCIRVLGGTKRRYASVGDKIVVTVKQATPSGNVKKGSVSTAVVVRTKKEVRRPDGSYIRFDDNACVLLGATGEMRGTRVFGPVARELRDRQFMKIVSLAPEVL; from the coding sequence ATGGTACAACAAGAATCGAGACTAAAAGTAGCCGATAACACTGGCGCGAAAGAGGTGCTTTGCATCCGCGTGCTAGGTGGCACGAAGCGTCGTTACGCTTCTGTAGGCGACAAGATCGTTGTTACTGTGAAACAAGCAACCCCTAGCGGAAACGTGAAGAAGGGTTCAGTTTCTACAGCGGTTGTAGTTCGCACAAAGAAAGAAGTACGTCGTCCAGACGGATCATACATCCGTTTTGATGATAACGCTTGTGTACTCTTGGGTGCAACGGGTGAAATGCGCGGTACACGTGTATTCGGTCCTGTTGCTCGTGAGTTGCGCGATCGTCAGTTCATGAAGATTGTATCTCTTGCGCCTGAGGTGCTTTAA
- the secY gene encoding preprotein translocase subunit SecY — translation MKNFIETLRNIWRIKELREKILLTLGLLLVYRVGSNVPLPGIDIASLEGLKDQAAGGLMGLLDAFTGGAFSNASILGLGIMPYISASIVIQLLGLAVPAIQKLQKDGESGRTKLTQMTRYLTIAICAAQAPAYIANLGMQNVGYTLPQNLFWVLSIATLIAGTIFAMWLGERITDKGIGNGISLLIMVGIIANLPQAFMQELVAKVEQDSGGWVVFILEMAAIYLVIMFAIALTQAVRKVPLQYAKRTAAGGAVAGRPLGRDYLPLRVNAAGVMPIIFAQAIMFIPISVASFNQSESMSWVRNFFGDIQGVWYNLTFALLIILFTYFYTAIQVNTNNIADDLKRNGGFVPGVKPGRSTAEYLDEILSRITLPGAFLLAVLAILPAIAMMTGMTQQWAQFYGGTSLLIIVGVVLDTLMQIESYLLNRHYDGLMKTGRLKGRSTANAI, via the coding sequence ATGAAAAACTTCATCGAAACGCTGAGAAATATTTGGAGAATCAAAGAGTTGAGAGAGAAGATTCTCCTCACTCTTGGTTTACTCTTAGTATACCGTGTAGGGTCTAACGTGCCACTACCAGGAATCGACATCGCAAGTCTAGAAGGATTGAAGGATCAAGCAGCCGGAGGTCTTATGGGATTGCTAGATGCCTTTACCGGTGGTGCATTTTCAAATGCATCAATCCTCGGATTGGGTATTATGCCTTACATCTCAGCTTCGATCGTAATCCAACTATTGGGTCTTGCGGTTCCTGCTATTCAGAAGCTTCAAAAGGACGGCGAGAGCGGCCGTACTAAATTGACGCAGATGACTCGCTACCTGACTATCGCCATTTGTGCGGCTCAGGCACCGGCGTACATCGCTAACCTTGGTATGCAAAATGTGGGCTACACGCTTCCACAGAACCTCTTCTGGGTTCTTTCTATTGCTACCTTGATTGCAGGTACCATCTTTGCCATGTGGTTGGGTGAACGTATTACCGATAAAGGTATCGGAAATGGTATCTCCCTATTGATTATGGTGGGTATCATTGCTAACCTACCTCAAGCATTCATGCAAGAGTTGGTTGCTAAAGTTGAACAAGATTCAGGTGGCTGGGTAGTATTCATCCTTGAGATGGCCGCTATCTACCTTGTAATCATGTTTGCTATCGCTCTCACACAAGCAGTTCGAAAAGTGCCTTTGCAGTATGCAAAACGCACCGCGGCAGGTGGAGCAGTAGCAGGCCGTCCTCTTGGACGTGATTATTTGCCACTCCGAGTGAATGCAGCCGGTGTAATGCCGATCATCTTCGCTCAAGCCATCATGTTCATTCCTATTTCAGTGGCTTCCTTCAATCAGTCGGAAAGCATGTCTTGGGTACGCAACTTCTTCGGAGATATTCAAGGTGTTTGGTATAACCTTACCTTTGCGCTCTTGATTATTCTCTTTACATATTTCTATACAGCAATTCAGGTTAACACCAACAACATTGCTGACGATTTGAAAAGAAACGGTGGTTTCGTACCGGGCGTTAAGCCAGGGCGGTCTACTGCCGAATACCTTGACGAGATATTGAGTCGTATCACCTTGCCAGGTGCATTCCTTCTAGCAGTTCTAGCAATTTTGCCAGCAATTGCAATGATGACAGGTATGACGCAGCAATGGGCTCAGTTCTACGGAGGTACTTCTCTCTTGATTATTGTAGGTGTGGTATTGGATACCCTCATGCAAATTGAGAGCTACTTGTTAAACCGTCACTACGATGGTTTGATGAAAACGGGTCGTTTGAAAGGGCGTTCAACTGCTAATGCAATCTAA
- a CDS encoding DNA-directed RNA polymerase subunit alpha: MAILNFQKPDKVIMNSSTETEGQFEFRPLEPGYGLTIGNALRRVLLSSLEGFAFTSVKISGVEHEFSTIKGVVEDVTEIILNLKQVRFKRQIEEQESETVKVTLTGKDVLTAGDIAGSISAFQVLNPDLVICHMEPSVKLEIELTIEKGRGYVPAEENKKSDAAMGTIAIDAIYTPIKNVRYSIENFRVEQKTDYEKLLIEITTDGSIHPKDALTDASNILIHHFMLFSDERITLEDQESKETDTYDEEILHMRQLLKTKLTDLDLSVRALNCLKAAEVETLGDLVTYTKADLMKFRNFGKKSLTELDELVHNKGLEFGMDITKYKLDKE; this comes from the coding sequence ATGGCCATCCTCAATTTCCAGAAGCCCGACAAGGTAATTATGAATTCATCGACCGAAACTGAAGGTCAATTCGAATTCCGTCCTCTTGAACCGGGTTATGGACTTACCATCGGAAACGCGTTGCGCCGCGTCCTCCTGTCCTCTCTTGAGGGCTTTGCCTTCACGTCAGTGAAGATTAGCGGAGTAGAGCACGAATTCTCAACAATCAAAGGAGTTGTTGAGGATGTTACCGAGATCATTTTGAACTTGAAGCAGGTTCGCTTTAAGCGTCAAATTGAAGAGCAAGAGAGCGAAACTGTTAAGGTAACTCTTACAGGTAAAGACGTTCTTACTGCCGGTGATATCGCCGGGTCTATCAGCGCTTTCCAAGTGTTGAACCCTGACTTGGTAATCTGTCACATGGAGCCAAGCGTGAAACTTGAGATTGAATTGACAATCGAAAAAGGTCGCGGTTACGTTCCAGCTGAAGAGAACAAAAAGTCGGATGCAGCGATGGGTACTATTGCTATCGATGCTATCTATACTCCGATTAAGAACGTTCGTTACAGTATCGAAAACTTCCGTGTAGAACAGAAGACTGACTACGAAAAGCTTCTTATCGAGATTACGACTGACGGTTCAATTCATCCTAAAGATGCGTTGACTGACGCTTCAAACATCTTGATCCACCACTTTATGTTGTTCAGCGATGAGCGCATTACTTTGGAAGACCAAGAGAGCAAAGAAACTGATACATACGACGAGGAAATCCTCCACATGCGTCAGCTCTTGAAGACGAAGTTGACTGACCTTGATTTGTCAGTTCGTGCATTGAACTGTTTGAAAGCAGCTGAAGTTGAGACTTTGGGTGACCTAGTGACTTACACTAAGGCTGACCTTATGAAGTTCCGCAACTTCGGTAAGAAGTCTCTCACTGAACTTGATGAGCTTGTACACAACAAGGGCCTAGAGTTCGGTATGGACATCACAAAGTATAAATTGGACAAGGAGTAA
- the rpmD gene encoding 50S ribosomal protein L30, which yields MSKVKITQVRSAINRPGRQKKTLEALGLRKMNQTVEHEATEQIKGMITKVAHLVTVEEVQ from the coding sequence ATGTCGAAAGTAAAGATCACCCAAGTGCGCAGCGCGATCAATCGCCCAGGCCGCCAAAAGAAAACCCTCGAGGCTCTTGGCTTGCGTAAGATGAATCAAACTGTAGAGCACGAAGCCACAGAACAGATTAAAGGTATGATCACGAAAGTGGCGCACCTTGTGACTGTAGAAGAAGTACAGTAA
- the rpsH gene encoding 30S ribosomal protein S8: MITDPIADFLTRVRNAAKAGHKVVEIPASKLKIEMTKILVDQGYALSYKVAEDGPQGTIKIALKYDALTKQPAFRGLHRVSKPGLRQYTNVETMPRVKNGLGVAIVSTSKGVMTDKQARANNVGGEVLCYVY; encoded by the coding sequence ATGATCACTGACCCAATCGCCGATTTCCTAACTCGTGTTAGGAACGCTGCCAAGGCCGGCCATAAAGTGGTTGAGATCCCAGCGTCTAAGCTGAAGATCGAAATGACTAAGATCCTGGTGGATCAAGGATATGCGCTTAGCTACAAGGTAGCGGAAGACGGTCCTCAAGGCACCATCAAGATCGCCCTAAAGTACGATGCGCTAACCAAGCAACCAGCATTCCGCGGTCTTCACCGTGTGTCTAAGCCAGGTCTGCGCCAGTACACCAATGTAGAAACTATGCCACGTGTGAAGAACGGTTTGGGTGTAGCTATCGTGAGCACTTCTAAAGGAGTGATGACCGATAAGCAAGCTCGTGCCAACAACGTAGGTGGTGAAGTATTATGCTACGTTTATTAA
- the rplO gene encoding 50S ribosomal protein L15, translating to MDLSNLRPAEGSTHKGIRIGRGEGSGKGGTSTRGHKGAKSRSGYSRKIGFEGGQMPLQRRVPKFGFKNINRVEYRSINLDAIQALVDNKIVTDTVDREVLVANGLADKKDLIKILGRGELKAKLTIKANKFSETAKSAIEALGGVAETL from the coding sequence ATGGATCTTAGTAATCTCAGACCCGCAGAGGGTTCTACGCATAAGGGTATCCGCATTGGTCGCGGTGAAGGTTCCGGTAAAGGGGGCACTTCAACACGTGGTCACAAAGGTGCAAAGTCACGTTCGGGTTACTCTCGTAAGATTGGTTTTGAAGGTGGTCAAATGCCACTTCAACGCCGCGTACCAAAATTCGGTTTCAAAAATATTAACCGTGTTGAATACCGTTCGATTAACCTCGACGCAATTCAGGCACTCGTTGATAATAAGATTGTTACCGATACGGTAGACAGAGAAGTACTTGTTGCAAATGGTTTGGCCGATAAAAAGGACCTTATCAAAATTTTGGGTCGTGGCGAATTGAAAGCTAAATTGACCATCAAAGCAAACAAGTTCAGTGAAACAGCAAAATCAGCCATCGAAGCTCTAGGTGGAGTGGCTGAGACGCTCTAA
- the rplX gene encoding 50S ribosomal protein L24 codes for MAKFHIKKGDNVTVIAGNSKGETGRVIRMIPKQNRAVVEGVNMVSKHQKPSASNPQGGIVKMEAPIHISNLMLIDPKENVPTRVGRRVEDGKIVRYAKKSGEVIK; via the coding sequence ATGGCAAAGTTTCATATCAAGAAGGGAGACAACGTAACGGTAATCGCCGGTAACTCTAAAGGAGAGACTGGACGCGTTATTCGTATGATCCCAAAGCAAAACCGTGCCGTCGTAGAAGGCGTGAACATGGTTTCAAAGCACCAGAAGCCTAGTGCTTCTAACCCGCAAGGGGGTATTGTAAAAATGGAGGCTCCAATCCACATCTCTAATTTGATGTTGATTGATCCTAAAGAGAACGTTCCTACACGTGTTGGACGTCGCGTAGAAGACGGCAAGATCGTTCGTTATGCGAAGAAATCAGGTGAGGTAATCAAGTAA
- the rpsK gene encoding 30S ribosomal protein S11, with the protein MAKSTKSVKKRKVKVDPVGEAHISATFNNIIISLTNTTGQVISWSSAGKMGFRGSKKNTPYAAQTAAEDCAGRAMEAGLKKVKVYVKGPGNGRESAIRSLHNAGIEVTEIVDITPIPHNGCRPPKRRRV; encoded by the coding sequence ATGGCAAAGTCAACAAAGAGCGTAAAGAAGAGAAAAGTGAAAGTGGACCCGGTAGGGGAAGCTCACATCAGCGCTACTTTCAACAACATCATTATTTCTCTAACCAATACTACTGGTCAAGTGATCTCTTGGTCATCAGCTGGTAAGATGGGCTTTAGAGGATCTAAGAAGAACACTCCTTACGCTGCTCAAACTGCTGCTGAGGATTGCGCAGGTCGCGCAATGGAAGCCGGCCTTAAGAAGGTAAAGGTTTATGTGAAAGGTCCAGGTAATGGTCGCGAGAGCGCTATCCGTTCACTTCACAACGCCGGTATCGAAGTTACTGAGATCGTAGATATCACTCCGATCCCACACAACGGATGCCGCCCTCCGAAACGCAGAAGAGTATAA
- the rplF gene encoding 50S ribosomal protein L6: MSRIGKAPIAIPQGVEVQVNGNVVTVKGKLGELTQVISEPNISASVEEGVINVERANDEKPTRAQHGLYRALINNMVVGVSEGFKKELELVGVGYRAANQGQLLDISVGYSHNIVFELPSEIKVETKSDKGKNPLITLTSHDKQLLGAVAAKIRSFRKPEPYKGKGIRFVGEHIRRKAGKSAAKK, translated from the coding sequence ATGTCAAGGATAGGTAAGGCTCCCATCGCCATTCCCCAAGGCGTCGAAGTGCAGGTGAACGGAAACGTTGTGACTGTAAAAGGTAAACTCGGAGAGTTGACTCAGGTAATTTCTGAGCCGAATATCTCAGCTTCTGTTGAAGAAGGAGTTATCAACGTTGAGCGTGCAAACGACGAAAAACCTACACGTGCTCAGCACGGATTGTATCGCGCTTTGATCAACAACATGGTTGTTGGTGTTTCAGAGGGCTTTAAGAAAGAACTAGAATTGGTCGGTGTAGGTTACCGCGCTGCCAACCAAGGTCAACTTCTTGATATCTCAGTAGGTTACTCACACAATATCGTGTTTGAGCTTCCAAGTGAAATCAAAGTTGAAACGAAGTCGGATAAGGGTAAGAACCCTTTGATCACTCTCACATCTCACGACAAGCAGCTTCTCGGAGCTGTTGCAGCGAAGATCCGTTCGTTCCGCAAGCCGGAGCCGTACAAAGGAAAAGGTATTCGCTTTGTTGGTGAGCACATTCGTAGAAAAGCTGGTAAATCTGCAGCTAAAAAATAA
- the rplE gene encoding 50S ribosomal protein L5 — translation MDMQPRLKSVYRENIVSALTEEFGYKNQMEVPRLQKIVLSQGVGGAVADKKMIEYAVDEMTIIAGQKAVMTKSKKDISNFKLRKGMPIGARVTLRSDRMLEFLDRLVSVSLPRIRDFQGIKDGFDGRGNYTMGITEQIIFPEIDIDKVNNITGMDITFVTTAKTDKEAKALLKAFGLPFKK, via the coding sequence ATGGATATGCAACCAAGACTTAAAAGCGTTTACCGCGAGAATATCGTTTCGGCGTTGACCGAAGAATTTGGTTATAAGAACCAAATGGAGGTTCCACGTCTTCAGAAAATCGTACTTAGCCAAGGTGTTGGTGGTGCGGTTGCTGATAAGAAGATGATTGAATACGCGGTTGATGAAATGACAATCATCGCAGGTCAAAAGGCCGTGATGACAAAATCGAAGAAGGATATCTCTAACTTCAAACTCCGTAAAGGCATGCCGATCGGAGCACGTGTTACTCTACGTAGTGACCGTATGTTGGAGTTCTTGGATCGTTTGGTATCGGTATCTCTACCGCGTATCCGCGACTTCCAAGGGATCAAGGACGGTTTTGATGGCCGTGGTAACTACACAATGGGTATCACTGAGCAAATCATCTTCCCTGAAATCGACATCGACAAGGTGAATAACATCACCGGTATGGATATCACATTCGTAACAACCGCGAAGACTGACAAGGAAGCTAAGGCCTTGTTGAAAGCTTTCGGATTACCTTTTAAAAAGTAA
- the carA gene encoding glutamine-hydrolyzing carbamoyl-phosphate synthase small subunit has protein sequence MAYEHRKPAILLLEDGTVFYGRSTGLDGTAWGEICFNTGMTGYQEIFTDPSYFGQLMVTATAHIGNYGTFEEEVESDGVKIAGLICKNFSTHQSRPAADHTLYDYFKANNKVAICDVDTRALVRHIRDSGAMNAIISTEITQIDDLKAELAKVPSMEGLELSSKVSTTEPFVYGDENAPFKVAALDLGIKKNILRNLAERGCQVHVYPWNTPASTLLALNADGLFLSNGPGDPAAMPGVVDEVKKLIESGLPIFGICLGHQMISLASGLSTYKMHNGHRGINHPIKNILTGNGEITSQNHGFAVKMEDVEASEIVELTHVHLNDGTVAGIRRTDVPVFSVQYHPEAGPGPHDARYLFDQFVDNMKSAVNA, from the coding sequence ATGGCATACGAACACCGTAAACCAGCAATTCTCCTTCTTGAAGACGGAACCGTTTTTTACGGACGATCTACTGGATTGGATGGTACAGCATGGGGTGAAATTTGTTTTAACACGGGTATGACCGGCTATCAAGAGATCTTTACAGATCCTAGTTATTTCGGTCAATTGATGGTTACCGCTACTGCGCATATCGGTAATTATGGAACCTTTGAAGAGGAGGTGGAAAGCGACGGCGTGAAGATTGCAGGCTTGATCTGTAAGAACTTCTCTACTCATCAAAGTCGCCCAGCTGCTGATCATACGTTGTATGATTACTTTAAGGCCAATAACAAGGTGGCCATTTGTGATGTGGATACTCGCGCATTGGTACGTCACATCCGCGATAGCGGGGCAATGAATGCGATTATTTCTACAGAGATTACCCAAATCGACGACCTTAAAGCGGAGTTGGCCAAAGTTCCTAGCATGGAAGGTCTAGAGCTCTCTTCTAAAGTGAGTACTACAGAACCATTTGTGTATGGTGACGAGAATGCTCCGTTCAAAGTGGCTGCCCTCGATTTGGGAATCAAGAAGAATATCCTTCGCAACCTCGCAGAACGCGGATGTCAAGTTCACGTTTACCCTTGGAATACACCAGCGTCTACTCTCCTTGCATTAAATGCAGATGGATTGTTCTTGTCGAATGGTCCGGGTGACCCAGCTGCGATGCCAGGTGTGGTGGACGAAGTGAAGAAATTGATCGAATCAGGTTTACCCATCTTTGGTATCTGTCTCGGTCATCAAATGATCTCATTGGCATCTGGTCTGAGCACTTATAAGATGCACAATGGTCACCGCGGGATTAACCATCCTATCAAAAATATCCTTACCGGAAACGGTGAAATCACATCTCAGAACCACGGCTTTGCTGTGAAGATGGAAGATGTGGAAGCTTCGGAGATTGTGGAATTGACCCATGTCCACCTCAACGATGGTACCGTAGCAGGAATTCGACGAACTGATGTTCCAGTTTTCTCTGTACAATATCACCCAGAAGCAGGGCCAGGTCCGCACGATGCACGATATTTGTTTGACCAATTTGTTGACAATATGAAGTCGGCGGTTAACGCCTAA
- the rpsN gene encoding 30S ribosomal protein S14: MAKESMKAREVKREKLAAKYAEKRAALKAAGDYEGLQKLPKNASPVRLHNRCKLTGRPRGYMRQFGLSRVMFREMANKGLIPGVKKASW, from the coding sequence ATGGCTAAAGAATCAATGAAGGCCCGCGAGGTCAAGCGCGAAAAACTCGCTGCGAAGTACGCTGAGAAGCGTGCCGCTCTAAAAGCAGCAGGAGATTATGAAGGACTACAGAAGCTTCCTAAGAACGCTTCTCCAGTTCGTCTTCACAATCGTTGCAAGTTGACCGGACGTCCACGTGGTTACATGCGTCAGTTTGGTCTTTCACGTGTAATGTTCCGTGAAATGGCAAACAAGGGATTGATCCCAGGTGTGAAGAAAGCTAGTTGGTAA
- the rpsM gene encoding 30S ribosomal protein S13 has translation MARIAGIDLPKNKRGEIGLTYIFGIGRSRAREILTQAGVDFDTKVQDWNDDQLTAIRTVISDGYKVEGELRSEVQLNIKRLMDIGAIRGIRHRLGLPLRGQRTKNNSRTRKGKRKTVANKKKATK, from the coding sequence ATGGCGAGAATTGCTGGTATTGACTTACCAAAGAACAAGCGAGGCGAGATCGGCTTGACCTATATCTTCGGCATTGGCCGTAGCCGCGCACGTGAAATCCTTACCCAAGCGGGTGTAGATTTTGACACTAAAGTGCAGGATTGGAATGACGATCAGCTTACTGCGATCCGCACCGTTATCTCAGATGGATACAAGGTGGAAGGCGAACTTCGTTCAGAGGTACAGCTTAACATCAAGCGTTTGATGGACATCGGAGCGATCCGCGGTATCCGTCACCGTCTAGGTTTACCACTACGTGGACAACGTACGAAGAATAACTCTCGTACTCGTAAGGGTAAGCGTAAGACTGTTGCAAATAAGAAGAAGGCTACGAAATAA
- the rplQ gene encoding 50S ribosomal protein L17, which translates to MRHGKKFNHLGRKSAHRKAMLSNMACSLIEHKRINTTVAKARELKKFVEPLITRSKEDSTHNRRVVFRYLQDKNAVTELFREVSVKVGDRPGGYTRIIKTGNRLGDNADMAMIELVDFNELYTNEKSTSSKKKSTRRAGKKVEAAPAAEEAPAKEVENSADVDTNEAGEEAKGE; encoded by the coding sequence ATGAGACACGGTAAGAAATTCAATCACCTGGGCAGAAAGTCGGCTCACCGTAAGGCGATGCTATCAAACATGGCTTGCTCGTTGATCGAACACAAGCGCATTAACACCACCGTGGCGAAGGCACGTGAACTTAAGAAGTTCGTTGAGCCTTTGATCACTCGTTCTAAAGAAGATAGCACTCACAACCGTCGTGTTGTATTCCGTTACCTTCAAGATAAGAACGCTGTTACTGAACTTTTCCGCGAAGTGAGCGTGAAAGTAGGTGACCGTCCTGGTGGATACACTCGTATCATTAAAACGGGTAACCGTCTTGGTGATAATGCCGATATGGCAATGATCGAGTTGGTGGACTTTAACGAACTATACACGAACGAAAAGTCAACTTCATCTAAGAAGAAGTCTACTCGTCGTGCTGGTAAGAAAGTTGAAGCAGCTCCTGCAGCTGAAGAAGCACCAGCTAAAGAAGTTGAAAACTCAGCAGACGTTGATACCAACGAAGCTGGTGAAGAAGCAAAAGGTGAGTGA
- the rpsQ gene encoding 30S ribosomal protein S17: protein METKRNLRKERIGVVTSSKMNKTVTVNVHRRVKHPLYGKFVNFSKKFHAHDETNDCNEGDTVRIMETRPLSKTKKWRVVEIIERAK, encoded by the coding sequence ATGGAAACAAAGAGAAATCTCCGTAAAGAGCGTATTGGGGTTGTAACTAGCTCCAAGATGAACAAAACCGTTACGGTAAACGTGCATCGTCGCGTTAAGCACCCATTGTACGGTAAGTTTGTCAACTTCAGCAAGAAGTTTCACGCACATGATGAAACAAACGATTGCAACGAAGGCGACACCGTACGCATCATGGAAACACGTCCACTCAGCAAGACTAAGAAGTGGAGAGTAGTCGAAATCATCGAAAGGGCTAAGTAA
- the rplR gene encoding 50S ribosomal protein L18, which yields MALTKIERRNRIRRRIRKNIAGTADSPRLAVFRSNKEIYAQLIDDVTGKTLASASSLAKEITGAEGTKSDKAKLVGKAIAEKALEAGINACSFDRGGYLYHGRVKSLAEGAREAGLKF from the coding sequence ATGGCACTCACTAAGATCGAAAGAAGAAATCGCATCCGCCGTCGCATCCGCAAGAATATCGCGGGTACTGCGGATAGCCCACGCCTTGCTGTTTTCCGTAGCAACAAGGAGATCTACGCTCAGTTGATCGACGACGTTACTGGAAAAACGCTTGCATCTGCGTCTTCTCTTGCAAAAGAGATCACAGGAGCAGAAGGAACTAAATCAGATAAAGCCAAGCTCGTTGGTAAGGCAATCGCTGAAAAGGCTCTAGAAGCTGGAATCAACGCTTGTTCATTCGACCGTGGCGGTTATTTGTATCACGGACGTGTAAAGTCTTTGGCTGAAGGAGCTAGAGAAGCCGGACTCAAATTCTAA
- the rpsE gene encoding 30S ribosomal protein S5, with protein sequence MLKGIKNVKTVKPSGLELVDRLVGIQRVTKVTKGGRTFAFSAMVVVGNENGIAGYGLGKSKEVSEAITKGIEDAKKNLYRIPLNGTTVPHEEVGKFGGARVFLRPAAHGTGVIAGGAMRHVLESAGVHDVLAKSKGSSNPHNLVKATFVALLKMRDAREVARQRGVSMSKVFNG encoded by the coding sequence ATGTTGAAAGGTATCAAGAACGTAAAGACCGTTAAGCCATCAGGTTTGGAACTCGTTGACCGCCTAGTAGGTATTCAGCGTGTAACTAAAGTGACCAAAGGTGGACGTACTTTCGCTTTCTCAGCCATGGTGGTTGTAGGAAATGAGAACGGAATCGCTGGTTACGGACTCGGAAAATCTAAGGAAGTTTCTGAGGCGATCACCAAGGGAATCGAGGACGCGAAGAAGAATTTATACCGTATTCCACTAAATGGAACAACAGTTCCTCACGAAGAAGTTGGAAAATTCGGTGGAGCTAGAGTATTTTTGCGCCCCGCTGCGCATGGTACCGGTGTAATTGCCGGGGGTGCTATGCGTCACGTGTTGGAGAGTGCAGGTGTTCATGACGTATTGGCCAAGTCGAAAGGGTCTTCTAACCCACACAACTTGGTAAAGGCAACTTTCGTTGCTCTTTTGAAAATGCGTGATGCACGTGAAGTTGCTCGTCAACGCGGAGTGAGTATGAGCAAAGTGTTCAACGGTTGA
- the ykgO gene encoding type B 50S ribosomal protein L36 — protein sequence MKVRASIKKRSADCKIVRRKGRLYVINKKNPKFKQRQG from the coding sequence ATGAAAGTAAGAGCCTCTATCAAAAAGAGAAGCGCGGACTGCAAGATTGTACGCCGCAAAGGCCGCTTGTACGTGATCAACAAAAAGAACCCGAAGTTTAAACAACGTCAGGGTTAA